The genomic window CATAGACAGCCGTCTTCTCAtggtcctcacatggtggaaggggtgagaGAGCTCTCCAGGGTCTCTTttagaagggcactaatcccattcataagggctctggcctcatgacctcatcacgtcccaaaggcccacctccaaataccatcagaTTGTgggttagatttcaacatatgaatttgtcatggggacacacacattcagacCATAACATTATTGattattaaatttcatttctaaaaatacagGTATTGCACCTGACAGCTTCATCCATGCTCCCTGGTCATTGTGACGAAGTCATACAGTAATTATTCAGTGAACACTAGATGCTCTTTTGATTGATAGCAGCTACAGCTTGTCACAGCCAAATGTCAACTCTGAGGTCTAGGGGTGCCTGATGCCCTGGAACAGACAGCCAGCCTGGCCAAGGATGCAGTGGGGgcagtggaaagagcatgggcttCAGAGCCacacagacttgggttcaaatcctggatctgCCACCATAAGCTTGTTTCTTTACGATTAGAGAGAAAGTGCAGAAGCCCCCAGCACCTTACAGATGCCAGGGGCCGTCCCGACTCTGCTCTGCACCGTGGATCTTCTGAGGGGATGCTAACACTCTCGCCCTCCACGAGCACACTGGGCTTCGGCTCCAAGAACCCTCAAACTAGCTATCTTAGTGCCTCTGAATAAATTTCATTAGCATTCCTTCTAAGCTAAGGCAAAATTAAAGGCTACTAAACCGTCCAGACCGAAAACACTGAATACAGAGGATAGGCGGCGGAAGGACAATGTCCCTTCACACCTCAGATGGATGGGGACCCTCGTAGATAGAGCCCCTTCCTGGAGGCGCCTGTGAAGGCTCCGTCTGGATGGGGTCCCACTTGGCAGGGGCAGACCAGCTCTGCTGGGCCTGGGTGCTGGGCCTGACTCTGGGGAGCACGGGGACATCATCTCCccagcctgcctccctctctctcagtcTCCTGAGAGCTGAGTGGGGCTCACTCAGCGCAGTGCGAGTCAGATGAGAGTAGGTTTCCTGTAGGCCAGGCTCCCGGCCTTTGTGAGAGGCGTCTACCCGCTTCACAGGCAGGGGCCATCCCAGCCTCCTGAAGCTCACAGACCACAGCTGTGCTCAGTGCACCTCCTGTCCCGGCGAGCATGGCTGAGGTTGCACCCAGCCTGTCAGATGTCCTGAGCTCAGCCTCCTTGAGCAACCCAAACGGGCAGGGACAGGGGGACAGAGACACCCTCTTCCTTGCACGGGACAAAGCACCCTTTCTAAGGGATTAGTTCACAATCTATTAGGCCTTTCAGGTATGATTCCTCAAAGGCTTGGCAAATCCAGACCAAGCTTCAGAAAGCTCCCTTGGGAGAAAGCACTAAGGAAAGATACTGACTTTCAGAGCCTATCATAGGCTGCAAATGGCTGTCGTGGTTTACAGACTGGAATGCTTCCTGCACTGTCCACTGCGCCCAGTGCTCAGCTCATGGGACACCTCGCCCCCCAAACATCTGGACTGGTCCACGGTGAGACAGGGGCACACCTGGCATTAACACCAGCTGGGTTTGTAGCTAATGCTAGTTGCTAAAAAATCCTAGAAATTCATAAATCTTCACCAAAAATGACCTAAAAACACTGAACTGTTTATCGTTCCAGCACCAGCAACCACTTGGAGGGCCGTTTTTACCCTTCATGAGTTCTGGAGTTTCAGCAGTGTTCTCTACAGTGCCCTGCTGTGGGCTGAACCTCATCCTTCTATATCACTATCCTTGCCGGCTCCAGGCCCCGGCACTGGGCACTCTCCGGGGATCATGTGGATGGCTCATAATGGTTTCCTTCCATGGTGTGGCACTGCCTTCCTTCGACAACACTTATTTCCCCCCTTTTCTGGAAGGGAAACGAGGCACAGAAAGGTTTAATAACATGTCTAAGTTAATGTGGCCAAAGTGGGGCTCTGATCTGAACCCACAGGCCTGACCTCGCTGAGTATCAACTGCTACCAATGTCGCTAAAGACTCTTTATCCCTCCCACACGAGGACTCGCATGTGTGTAACcaccacatttatttttattttattaagcagtaagcaaacaaacaaacagaggtGGGTCAGAGGATGACCTACAATGGTTTTcttttgaataataatttttaaaaatcaatgaactgCTATCACTTGAAGCTGCAGGACACCGCAGCTGCGCCAGGAGAAGGAGTGAATCTTCATGACACGCAGAGTTGATCAGGCAGTGGGCTCTTCCCTCCCGCTTCCCCGGACACGTGCACAAACTCAATGGGGAAAATTCCATCGAATACTCTGAAAACCATTTCTCATTTTGTAATTTACCCAAATCATACGCACAACTGcaagaggaaacaaacagaaatctcTCAGCATAAACAAGCCACAGTGCACTGTTAATCTTGTAGAGTCAATCCAGCATTAGGGCTAATTtgatcttttaaacattttatggaAACCAGCTGTTAGGCTTTCTTGGGAAGAGCCCACAAGGTTCCCTAAACCTTAAGGCAGGAGACCTCGGTGGGCAGCGCCCTGCTCAGGCTCCTCGTGAGCTGGCAACAGTCCTTCCCGTGCACACAAGCACAACACAGATCCTCTTCACTTCCCGCTGCTCTGCACGCACGTCACGATATCCGGCAAaaggtggtttctgttttccttggtGACCTGTGGGAAGAAGCAAGAGAGTGGGCTTCAGAGTTCCTTCCTGTTTCTGCAGTCCTCTGACAGGGAacccagaggctgggagagggggaaggcCCGCTCTTCAGGAGCACTCTGAACACAGGACAGGTGCGGCTCAAAAAGTGAAAGTGTGCTTTGATGACTGCTGGATTTTACCCACGGGAAGAGCTGGGAGTTGAGCCCCATGCGAGGCGCTCTGGGACGGATGATGGGAGTGCAGGACGGGGTGGGACACTGGGACACGGCTCGAGTGCACCCTGACTGAACAGAAGGAAGTGCCTCAGTGAAGCCGGGAGAACTCGCCCATGAGGCAGGTCCTCCGGCCATGAGTCGCACCCAGAATTCTGGGATGCTCACAAAGGTCAGTAATCCACTCCCTCTCTCCACCAGCTTAGAAAATCAGAGTGTTGCAAGGCACCCCTGACACCAGTCAACTCCTCAtctgaaagatgaggaaagtggAGCCCAGAGAAGTGCAGCGATTTTCCTGAGATCTCAGGGGAGTTGGTAACACAGTACAGACTAGAACTCAGGTCCCCTGGCCCCAGTGTGCCTTCTCTGTAATTAATAGCATTACCCAAACAAACACAAGTAACAGAATTTATTTAAGCTTTAGGTGGtggtgtgttttttattttctttctttcactaccACAGTCCCAATGAGTACAACAGAAGCATTCAGACACCATGGGGAGGTTCAAATGAGGGCAGGGCCACCTCTTCTCCCATCACCAGTCCCTTCCTGTTTGGCACCATACAACATCCACCTGTTCAACATACATTGATGGACTTTCGACCAGAAATGGGGcaaggtgctgggaatacagcaaTGCTCATAAAAAGACCTTAACCTCATGGAGCCTACAGACCAGAACAGAGGGACAGACATGAACAACAAGGAGGGCAACGAATGGAAAAGGATCTGCGAGAAAAGTCTGGAGAGGCGCGCAGGAGCCGGGCAGGGGGCAGGAAAGGCTTCCACAGGCACTGATGCCTGCACTTAATTTTGACAGGTGAACAACAGAAGGGCACCCAGACAGAGAGAAGGCCCTGAGCAAAGAATCATGGCAAGAGGGCGTGCATCTGGAAATCTTCAGCGGGTTCAGTGTAGGTGAACCCTGAGAGGAGAGATGGGCCTGGTCCCACTGCAGAACTTCACACTCTCTGTGTCTAACAGAGGGCCTGGCACAccgtaggtgctaaataaatgtctCATGAGGAAATGCATAGTGGACTTCATCATTTTGGGGTCCTCAGCAGCCACTTACCCTTCTTCTAAGaatgctttggttttcttttgagaGACTACATAGGCTAGGAAACCAGCCCACAGGCAAGGAGTGCAAGCCGGGCCCTGGAGATCTTCCTGAGAATCAGAATCCTGAAAGAAGTCAGCTAAGTGGCAAATGCCTGAGGCTGAGACACTAACAGTAGTGTCCAGGGACACTGTCCACTGGTCCTCACCATGCCGGTCCCTGGGGCAACTCTGGCTCCACTGAAGTGAGGGCCATTAGCTTTGCCTTCAGCTTGAAGAGAAATCGCACAGCCATGCAAggctttttgttgctgttttcttttcaattagcCTAAGTCCATTTTTGCTGTTTGCATTCAAGGAAATCCCCTGATGTGGAACAGTGGAAAGGGGGAGGCAGGTGGATTTCCAGTGGTGGGAACTCAGTAGGCTCGCCGGGGAGCCTCATATGGCTTTAGCAGCAGCGTGGAGAAAGGACAGGTGGCAAGACTCGGAGCTGttagttcccttttctccaccctGACGTCACCAGGAATTACAACAGGTTCTGCCTTCAGAGTCTGTGAGAATGTACCGCATGCCTCAAAGGAAAATCTGGAGATGAGGGGCATTTTggtccatttcctcttctctgaacaTTTCATCACGTCCTTTGTAAGTGTAAAAGAAAGGACGAGATGTTGAGCTGGGAAGGGGAGAAATGGAGAGGGAAGAAGCACAAAAGAGAaatggggttgggggagaggaggaaaggaaggcaaCACTGTGTCCAGATGGAAAGAATTAACTAACTTTGCAAGAGTGAGTACTGAGGAGAGGCAAGTACATCACTGCCCGCTCAAGGCACCACGGCCTCCACTATCCCTGAGGAGACCCTTATTTCTCCCTCCAGCAATGAAAGAGAGCTATCACAGATGGAGCTTGAGCATTCGACTTCACCACTTCTGCAGTGGACAGCTCTGATGCTGATCAACTGTAAATACGCATTGGTGCTATGAGATAGACATGAGGTAACAGAACCGAGCAGTTTGCATGAGgatgggggaaggaagggaggctgTCTTCCTACGGTCATTACTAAGGCTTCATTTCCATTCTCTCAATCCCCAAGCCCTTCGATAGAATGGTTAGGGGGCACATGAAGGGAAGTGAAGGGCGACAAGGTGGAAAACCCCATTATCGAAGATACGGGTCCTGAGCAAAGGCTGTTTAAGTGGCATAGTCAAGGCCTGCAGAGTTGGGTTTAACAAGAGTGAGGCTTCAGAGATAAAACAAGAGGCCCAAGAAGCGCTCGCATGCCACACAGCTCCAGTTCGGTGTTTCAGGGAAATGCCTCGTCCTCTCCATCACCACAACCGTGTGGCAGCCCTCAGTACACAGAGCTGTCAAGGCCTCTCTCACCTCATTTCAACTTCAAACCAGGCCTCTATGGTACATGAGACATGCACGACTATCCCCACTTCATACaagagaaaactaaggcacaggaGACGAGAGCATTTCAAAGATTGATGAGCACAAACACCTCACCCATCACCCAGGGGTCCTGACCGAGTGAGGCCCCGACCCTGCCTCGCTCCCTCCTCAGGAGCTGCTGACGGCTGAGGGCGCTGCAGCAGGGCAGTGCTGGCCGCCCCAACACTCAGAGAACTCCCAGCCTTGGTTAGATATAAAAAGAATCAACACTAAAACTGGAAAAGACGCATTTGGAGAAcgttttctcattaaaaattaatgaacagaatgCAAAAACTACACTATTTTGCTACCCCCCACCCCGATTTCCCTaagattatttctgaaagttatgCAGGAAGATGTCTATGTGAAACTGTCTACTGTATTCAGTTATGCTCCTTGTACACAGATGACAAACTCTCACATGCGAGGACAAGTATGGCATCATCTGTTGACCTTGGGGCCCCTCTCTTTATGTAGAATTCTAGTCTTTTTATTCAACCACAGAATTTTGGCTGCAGAAAGTCTTTCCTGAGGCCAATGAGAAGAGGGAAGTGGGGGCTGGGAACAGAATAAGAAGGTGAAAAGACTGTGGAAAGGAACCAAGGTGGCCTGTTCCCCGCCTTCTGCACTGCAGCCCTGAGAGAAATGCAGGAGGCTGAGGGCAGCCTGAGCTCCGCCCTGCCCAGTGGCTGCAAGAGGGCCACCCACCCGGCCTAGGCAAGGTGAACACTGGACCTTGAGTTCTATGGGGACGGTGCTGCCTCTCCTTCATCCTGTCTCTGCACatggtgggtgctcaataaatgtttagtaAATTCTAAGCTGAGAAGACACTTTGAAATAGGGCTGAGTGGTTACATAAAGATTATGAAGACTTAGACCATCTAAGTAGCTCTGTGCCTCCTGGGGCCTCGGAAGGGCCTGAGAGTCAACAGTCAACAACCTGGGTGCCATAAATAACACCAGGAAAAACGTGAACATATGGACAGAGCGAGAGTCAGGGAGAAAATGCCTCTCAGTACATATACTATGtgcaagaaagaaaagcaaaaccacaTACATTTCCTTGAAACTGTGGGAAGGACCCTGAAGTTTCTCATAAACAAGGGATTACAAACTGAGATTAATTTGACAATGCTCATTATTATAACTTAATACATAAGTTATTACTAGTCTCTCTGTTTcatgttttgtctttattttattgaacCTAAAAACAGGATCATTCATGAATGCAAACCCTGGAACTCTACTCTTTCTTGAAAGTTAAAGTTTCTAAACAAAGAATTATTTTGCCAGTGGGGATATGAGGAAGCCAGGGCCCACGGTTGGGAGGGGACTATATGTCCACATCCGGGTAGCACGAGGAGGAAGCGCCCCCGGAGGAGGAGGAACGGTGTGATGGCTCCTTTGTGTGAGCATCCTGTCTACTGACGTGTGTATATAaaacagctttcttgagatataattcatatatcataaaattcaacCTCTTCAAGGgtattcaatggtttttagtatactcacagagttgtgcaatcatcagcACTACCtagttagaatattttcatcagctCCCTCCAAATAACTCCATTGTCATTCTCGacacttcctccttccctccagtccctggcaaccagtGATCCGTTTTCTATCTCTATAAAGTTGCCTGTGTGGGACGTTTCATACAGATGTAATCACAGAAGATGTAATCTTTGGtgacaggcttctttcacttagcataatgcgacgttaattcatccatgttgttgcatgtatcactATGTCATTCCTTCTTATTCCCAAAGGATATCCCactgtgtgtgtatcacattttgtttatccattcatcagatgatggacatttgggttgtttccacttcttggctattatgaataaggctgctatggaCCTTCATGTACCAGTTTTTgcatgaacatatgttttcaattccctTGGGCACACGAAGACCTAGCAGGTGAATTCCTGGGTTAGACAGTAACTCCACGTCTacctttttgaagaactgccaaactgttttccatggtggctgaaTTTTTACGTTCCCAGCAGCACTGTATGAGtgtcccaatttctccacatcttccctaACACTTCttatttcccatttctttcctcaGATTATTAAGTgtaagagttctctatatattctgggaTACagaccccttatcagataaatgatttgtaaatattttctcccattctgtgggttatccTTCACCTTCTTGATGGtctcctttgaagcacaaaaatttttaattttgatgaagtccaatttagttttttcttctgttagtGTTGTATAAATAAGACTTTGTCTAACCtaagtttaaaaacatttactcctatattttaagagttgtatagttttagttcttacagtTAGGTCTaggtctattttgagttaatttttgtgtatgatgtgaagtaagggtccaacttcattcaaCTCTcctggcactcttgtcaaaaatcaactgatcAAAGATGTAagggtttacttctggactctcaattctattccattggtctgggtctatccttatgccagtgctacactgtcttgattactgtagctttgtagtaagttgtgaaatcaggaagtgtgagtcatccaacattgttctttttcaagattgttttagctgagtcctttgcatttccatgtgaattgcagGATTAGCTTGTCACTTTCTACAAAAAAACCTGCCTACTCACTTTGACCTAGAGGTTGGCAGATGTACTCTCACCCCTGTATCTACAGTACAGGAGTCCATGGACCCAGAGGACAGCATCAAATTCCTGGTGCGATTAAAATGGTTTATGCCACTCTTCGTGAAAAAACTCATGGCAGGGAAGAGGAAGTCTAAAAATTTCCACATTGGAGGAAAATTGGGACCTAGTTCCCACTATTCTTGTGATCTTCAATccacaaataaaaactaaaagaataaaaactgctTTATGGAAAAAACAAGTTTAAATGGCTCTAAATTCAGAAGAGAATAGATTTTAGTAACATCTTTATAAAGTAGAAAAACCAAATAATTTCTAGGGATCTGAGATTTTTATagcaaaatcacctgcctcaCCTCTATCAATGAAGGTAGCAGTACAGCAAGGTTGTGCTAATGCTCAGGCTTGGGAGAGAGACAGACCGAGGTTTGAATGCTAGCTCTGCCGCCTGCTAACTAAGTGACCCTGGACCAGCCATGCAACCTCCCATGGATAGAATGGAGAAGGTGTGACTGACCTCCCCAGATTGCTGTGAAGTCCGTATGCACGAGCCACCCTGTATTGAAATGAATGCTCTGCAGACTCCAAGCACCACTGCTGTCCCTTCAGCAGGTAACAAATGCTCTCCGGCATTTCCACTaaggaaatatttcaaaggaaatgaTGAAACATGCTTCCTAAATGCCATTAAAATGACCAAATTCATTTATATGTACTTTTTAGTAAGAAGTGATTAGCAGggacaaaaatattcttttcatgtTAATTAGAAAACTATGAAAACAGTACACACAGCTCCTTCTAGTAATCTTGATCCATGAAGGTCTTCATCTCTTGCCTCTACAGCATTAACATCATTAAATGTTTTTTGACAATTAGCCTCAAATAAccaaatattgaaataaattaaaaacattttccagtGGCTATACTTAGATAGCAGTAAACtctagaagaaatgagaaaaaaaaattctaaccaaacttctaaaagagaaagaaatttcaagAAGGCAAGTATCAATACCCTAGCCTGCACCGTGACAGAAGTTTCTAAATTATTAAGACCATCAGCCAATGACATGCAGGTTAGACCTTCTGTTACAGCCCCACAAGTCCCTGAGGCTCGGCTCTCTCTTCAGTCTGTTCTTTCTTCAGTCTGCTCTTTGTCAGGTAATTTGCACTGTTCtaccttcaagttcactgattcttccctctgtcatctccattttgcTGGTGTGTCTATCCAGAGACTTTTtcattcagttattgtattttacagttctaaaattttcatttgattcttctttatgtcttccatatctttgctgaaacttttgatttctcttgtgagactttctacttttcatttgtttcaaacaTGTCTGTAAGTGATCCAGGaagcatttctctgatggctgctttaaaatctctgCCCTGTAATTCCAACATCTATGTCATCTTGCTGTTGGCATGTGATGATTGTGTTTTCTCATTCAAGtcgattttcctggttcttggtatgagaAGTGATTTTCACTTGTGTCTGTTGTGTGGTTCCTTGCGGTCCTCAGCCAGTACACCGCCTTCTCTTCAGGTCTCCTTATGCTTGTTTTATGTATAACACCCAAGGTTTTTAGCTGTACTTAGTAGGAGAAATAGGGAGAAGTGTGTCCATTCCACCTTGTCTAGAACTACAACTGTTCTCAGGTGTTTTTCTGAAAAGTAACGCTCTATTTACTTGACACTATTAAGAATAATAAGACGAGATAATATGAGTAACTTTGAGTGGAATCCTTTCCCTAGATCATGAGTTCAGCTCCGTCTCCACCCTCACATGCTCACCTGTTAGCAAGGGGAGCCTGCCCGCCTCAACTTTCATAACTTACTTCCTTACCTGGAAtattctcccttcttttcctcaCTTCCTCCTTCAAAAATCCACCCAAGAACCACTTCCTTCAGGACCCCTCTCCCCACTGCTGCTCATACaaatctctccctcctctgcccccagatTTTGATCATCCAATGGTCTGTTTCTCTTGAGGGAAGGGAACATGCCTCACATGTGCCTGTCCATGGACCAAGTGCTGGGTGCAAGGGATGCTCTCAAAACTGCACTAAGACAACCTCACTGTGTATTAGAAAAGGACCAAGAAATATCTCATCCAATCCCTAAGTCTGCAGATAAGGAAAAGGagattcttcatttataaaacagtAACAGACCACACAAGCCCCAAAGGAACACAAGATAGGCAAGAATAATGGGGCATGTGAGCCTCTCTCTCTTACATAATTAACCATAAGCTAATCACTGTACTTACACATCATTAGGAACAATTATTACCTTGCCAGGAGAATAACTTCCAGTCTTAGACAAAGCGTGGTATTATCTTAAGATATAATGTGTGTTTCTGGACTTAACAATTAACTTCCCTCAATCCCACCTTAGGACTTTTAGATTAGATTAGTTTGCAGAGAGCCAATCCCTGGAGTTTAACACCAGCAATTTCCCAGCCTCCGGCCTGGAAGCTATCTGACTTGAAAACTAATTGTCTTTCATGATCTTAACTATTCACTGCCTCTATTTCCGTAGAAACTCTAGAATCATAACCAAAAGCTCTAATATGGAGGCTATGTAAAGGCAGACATAGAGAAGGCAACTTAAAAACTCGGAAGACGAGAGCCCACACTCTTTTCAAAGCCATCACTGAGGACACGACCTTGCATGGCTCCCAGGCCTCAGCTCACATGTCAGCTGCTCTGAGGGACCTTCCCTGATCACCACCTCCCTCCCCGACCTCCAGCCCCAAATACCACATTGCtctcatttatttttggtgtttatcAATATCTAAAACTGCCCAGTTGTTTGCTTCCATTTATTATCTTGCCCTTCCACTGGAATGTCTGCTTTGTAAGCACAGGACTCGGTCAGTCTTGTTCATCACCAAGACTTAGAATGATGCACAGCACACAACACATGCTCAACCAATATTTACcaaatgaatgaaagagtaaaagaatgaaggaatgcACAAATTTTTTCAAGTCTGGCTGCTCTAATCCTAATGGTTGTTTACTGCCCCCAAAGTACCCCAGGATACTTTGGTGACAAATGTGGATATCACACTAGGGCCAGCCAGCCATGGTGACATTTTAACCAGTGGTGTAAGGTGCTCATGGGTACTCGGCAGCTAGagctctctctgctctccccGAGAGGGGTGGCCCTGTCAGCCTGACTTGTTCACTTGGTACCCACAGGACCAGTCAGCTTTTAAACTGGGGGGTGGGGCGAGAGGGGCATGAGCAGAGCTCAGCCAAGAATGTGGCTATCATTGACACAAACCAAAGTGGAGCTGGGCAAGACAATATCTGACTACGAAGGGGACACAAAgacaatgaggaaagaaaagccaAGCGTTTAGGCAAAGTGCCAGCAGTGGTATCAAAGTCCCTTACAACTTGGCTCAGACACTGCCACCAAACAGTAGGACAGAACTACTCATCTCTCGCATGTGCTCCACGGCACGGCCCCTCTAACTGCAGGGGGCCTGAGAACCACTGGAGAGCACATTCAAACAGATGACCAGgaccaggcccaggcccagagagCTCGATTCATTAGATCAGGGCGAGGCCTCCAACAATGCACGTTTTACAAGCTCCCAAGGTGATGCCCACACTGCTGGTCTGCAAACCTCACTTTGCCTAGCAGGACTGCACAGCTGTGCTGTCCATGTGGCTACCTGAGTacctgaaatgtggccagtgtaagtggaggaactgaattttttattttatttagatgtgaatagccacatgtggctaacgGCTACTGCACGGGACAGTACactccatcatcacagaaaactCTATTGGACAATGCTGCTCTACAGCACCTGGAAGCCGTGCTTCAAACCACAGCTACAGCTTCCTCTCCCCACAAGCAGAAGTGGGTCAGTTCGAAAGGGAAACCTTTACAATAAAACGGCACTGATTTGCCTCTGTATCCCAACCTGACCATCACCCTGAGAAGAGATGTGCTGAGACCAACAGCACCAGCTGCTCTGGGGACTTGGACGCCGGGGAGGTCCTGGTGCCTCGTGGGGAAGGTGGAGAACACAGCCAGAGCAGCTGAGATGGGCGGGCGGCTCCCCTACGGGCAAGTTTGTTTTTTCATGGAGTAGAGATACAAATTAGGTCCTATAAATTCCGAGAAAATCAGACTCACCTATATTCTAgcctaagaggaaaaaaaacagtaatTCAGTGACAAAGGTATATGTTAGAGCCATCCGCTGTTTTGGGTCACctgctccattttgcagatatgcAGGACTGGCTGTACTCACACTGAACACTTTAACGTCGTTCCTGTTTCTTATTTCTTCCACGAGGGCCAGCGGTTTTCCTTTGGGGATTGGGATTGTGCCAAGGACTATGGTCCCTGGGCTGGACAGTGTCTGACGAACAGCCTGGATGAAAGGCTGACTGAAGAGCTCCATTTTCCCAATCTCATCGATGACACACACTCTCTGCCCTGGGCCACTGCTGGAACCCGCCTAAGGATGACAGAGACATTAATTGGGACACTGCAGTCACATTAAGCAAAGGGCACTGGGGTCCCACTCCTCAGTCACTCACTGACCAGCAGTCACACCAGGGTGAGTCAACTACACTTTGGAAGACAGGAGGTCACCTGGCGGTCCACAGGGAGCAATTACCTAGCAGACCCCTCCCGAAGAGCTCCCTGGGAGATGGCAGCACTTGGGTCACTCAACACTCTGAGCCACCCAGTTTTCCTGGCAACTTTTCAGTGGTTCCAAGAACAACCACgctttatatgtatatttacccAGAAAGTAAACAGACCCAAATGCCTTGGgtttaaaagaaatgagacagcAAACGTGGGTGGACTTACTAACACTGGTCTCTTTTTGTCCATTTTGAGTCATATGAGGGTCCCTGTCTGCTGGGAGGAGGTAACTGGTGCAGGCAAACGCCTGTGTTTCATAATCTGTACCACG from Equus asinus isolate D_3611 breed Donkey chromosome 2, EquAss-T2T_v2, whole genome shotgun sequence includes these protein-coding regions:
- the NTPCR gene encoding cancer-related nucleoside-triphosphatase isoform X2, with the translated sequence MARHVFLTGPPGVGKTTLIQKASELLKSSGVPVDGFYTEEVRQGGRRIGFDVVTLSGTRGPLSRAGSSSGPGQRVCVIDEIGKMELFSQPFIQAVRQTLSSPGTIVLGTIPIPKGKPLALVEEIRNRNDVKVFSVTKENRNHLLPDIVTCVQSSGK